One Sphingomonas limnosediminicola DNA segment encodes these proteins:
- a CDS encoding ribonucleotide-diphosphate reductase subunit beta, giving the protein MPLLEARKQYKPFEYPWAFEYWKRQQQIHWMPEEVPLGEDCRDWAQKLDQTERNLLTQIFRFFTQADVEVQDCYHDKYGRVFKPTEIKMMLTAFSNMETVHIAAYSHLLDTIGMPESEYSAFLQYKEMKDKHDYLSTFGVDNDEDIAKTLAMFGGFTEGLQLFASFAMLMNFPRFNKMKGMGQIVSWSVRDESLHCEGIIKLFHTFVKERDCLTKAVREDILDVCQKTVRLEDAFIDLAFEQGPVNGMTPKEIKKYIRYIADWRLGQLGFAPIYMVDEHPLPWLAPLLNGVEHANFFETRATEYSKGATRGNWNEVWDNFDRRMKAKAEVANDGEGSTADASAKAGPDMFEASGVAAE; this is encoded by the coding sequence ATGCCCCTCCTAGAAGCCCGCAAGCAGTACAAGCCGTTCGAATACCCCTGGGCGTTCGAATATTGGAAGCGCCAGCAGCAGATCCACTGGATGCCCGAGGAAGTGCCGCTCGGCGAGGATTGCCGCGACTGGGCGCAGAAGCTCGACCAGACCGAGCGCAACCTGCTCACGCAGATCTTCCGCTTCTTCACCCAGGCCGACGTCGAGGTGCAGGATTGCTACCACGACAAATACGGCCGCGTGTTCAAGCCGACCGAGATCAAGATGATGCTGACCGCCTTCTCCAACATGGAGACGGTGCACATCGCCGCTTACTCGCACCTCCTCGACACGATCGGCATGCCGGAGAGCGAGTACAGCGCCTTCCTCCAATACAAGGAGATGAAGGACAAGCACGATTACCTGAGCACGTTCGGCGTCGACAATGACGAGGACATCGCCAAGACGCTCGCCATGTTCGGCGGCTTCACCGAGGGGCTGCAGCTGTTCGCCAGCTTCGCGATGCTGATGAACTTCCCGCGCTTCAACAAGATGAAGGGCATGGGCCAGATCGTCAGCTGGTCGGTCCGCGACGAGAGCCTTCACTGCGAAGGCATCATCAAGCTGTTCCACACCTTCGTGAAGGAACGCGACTGCCTGACCAAGGCGGTGCGCGAAGACATCCTCGACGTCTGCCAGAAGACGGTCCGGCTGGAGGACGCGTTCATCGACCTCGCGTTCGAACAGGGCCCGGTCAACGGCATGACGCCCAAGGAGATCAAGAAGTACATCCGCTACATCGCGGACTGGCGCCTGGGCCAGCTCGGCTTCGCGCCGATCTACATGGTCGACGAACACCCGCTCCCCTGGCTCGCCCCGCTCCTCAACGGCGTCGAGCACGCCAACTTCTTCGAGACCCGGGCGACCGAATATTCGAAGGGCGCCACGCGCGGGAACTGGAACGAGGTCTGGGATAATTTCGACCGCCGCATGAAGGCAAAGGCCGAAGTCGCCAACGACGGCGAAGGCTCGACGGCCGATGCGTCAGCGAAGGCGGGGCCGGATATGTTCGAAGCTAGCGGGGTCGCGGCGGAGTGA
- a CDS encoding PepSY domain-containing protein, with protein sequence MRTIRKTEVLNLRKWHRWLATLFGVFLLWISATGLLSQIGELVNKGGFESEARAAVAAPVAPPGFKCPDTMSCRPKQKPGAWNLGLLHNLHSGESFGPVGTIISIMSGLALLFFSFSGLWMYIQLWRGRLAKTQHGGKVRGGKFFW encoded by the coding sequence TTGCGAACGATTCGCAAAACGGAGGTTTTGAACTTGCGCAAATGGCATCGCTGGCTGGCAACGTTGTTCGGCGTCTTTCTGCTGTGGATCTCGGCGACCGGGTTACTCAGCCAGATCGGCGAGCTGGTGAACAAGGGCGGGTTCGAGAGCGAGGCGCGCGCCGCGGTGGCGGCACCCGTCGCGCCGCCGGGCTTCAAATGCCCGGATACCATGAGCTGCCGTCCCAAGCAGAAGCCCGGCGCGTGGAACCTCGGCCTGCTTCACAACCTCCACTCGGGCGAGAGCTTCGGGCCGGTGGGCACGATCATTTCGATCATGTCGGGCCTGGCGCTGCTGTTCTTCAGCTTCTCCGGCCTGTGGATGTACATTCAGCTGTGGCGCGGCCGGCTGGCCAAGACGCAGCACGGCGGCAAGGTGCGCGGCGGCAAGTTCTTTTGGTGA
- the cls gene encoding cardiolipin synthase gives MDLPALTWGMLLDIAEWVIRAGALVVIPFRRKFTAAAWLLLIFFLPIPGLLLFLMIGQPRFPKGRIERFELLRPAFDRVTKALSASKPDQPSAVAAFCEKLGLFPATAGNQVELLDDYDAALGRLVADIDAAKERVFILVYIFADDKTGCSVIDALRRAVARGVDCRVLIDPIGSIHWVRGTIDKLCAVGVNTRRTLPLRLLRGRTRRDMRNHRKLFIVDGQIGYAGSQNIVDKNFRPGVTNRELIARCTGPVVTAMEAVFLGDWFLETGTQPPDGIQLPAPSGDAVLQLLPSGPEYPLEGFETLLVWQLHQAEKRAIIATPYFIPDQDVIAAFRTAAARGVEVDLVLSKVVDHPIVNLAQRSYYEALLHAGVRIHLFDDYLLHAKNVSIDGKLAIVGSSNVDLRSFQLNEEVSLLLYDTKSVADLEAIQRRYIETSIALKLDEWVRRGHPVQVLENLARLVSPLL, from the coding sequence ATGGACCTGCCCGCGCTCACCTGGGGAATGTTGCTCGATATTGCCGAGTGGGTGATCCGCGCGGGCGCGCTCGTTGTCATCCCATTCCGTCGCAAGTTCACGGCGGCCGCCTGGCTTTTGCTGATTTTCTTCCTGCCGATCCCCGGGCTTTTGCTGTTCCTGATGATCGGCCAGCCGCGCTTTCCCAAAGGCCGCATCGAACGCTTCGAGTTGTTGCGCCCCGCTTTCGACCGCGTCACGAAAGCACTTAGCGCAAGCAAGCCGGATCAGCCCTCCGCGGTCGCCGCCTTTTGCGAAAAGCTCGGCCTATTCCCCGCCACCGCCGGCAACCAAGTCGAGCTTCTCGACGATTATGACGCCGCTCTCGGCCGCCTCGTCGCCGATATCGACGCGGCCAAGGAGCGCGTGTTCATCCTCGTCTACATTTTCGCCGATGACAAAACCGGTTGCAGCGTCATCGACGCACTCAGACGTGCGGTCGCGCGTGGCGTCGATTGCCGCGTGCTGATCGACCCGATCGGCTCGATTCATTGGGTGCGCGGGACGATCGACAAGCTTTGCGCGGTCGGTGTCAACACGCGCCGCACCCTTCCCCTGCGACTGCTCCGCGGCCGTACCCGCCGCGACATGCGTAATCATCGCAAATTGTTCATAGTCGACGGACAGATCGGTTACGCGGGTTCGCAAAATATCGTCGACAAGAACTTCCGCCCCGGCGTCACCAACCGCGAGTTGATCGCGCGCTGCACCGGTCCTGTCGTCACCGCGATGGAGGCCGTCTTTCTCGGCGACTGGTTCCTCGAAACCGGTACCCAGCCCCCGGACGGGATCCAGCTGCCCGCCCCTTCAGGCGACGCCGTCCTGCAACTCCTCCCGAGCGGCCCCGAATATCCGCTCGAAGGATTTGAGACGTTGCTCGTCTGGCAGCTTCACCAGGCCGAGAAACGCGCGATCATTGCGACCCCATATTTCATTCCCGACCAGGACGTGATCGCCGCTTTCCGTACCGCCGCCGCGCGCGGCGTCGAGGTTGACCTGGTGCTCAGCAAAGTCGTCGATCACCCGATCGTGAACCTCGCGCAGCGTTCTTATTACGAAGCGCTGCTCCACGCGGGCGTACGCATCCACCTGTTCGACGATTACCTGCTGCACGCGAAGAACGTCAGCATCGACGGCAAGCTCGCCATCGTCGGCTCGAGCAATGTCGACCTCCGGTCATTCCAGCTCAACGAGGAGGTCAGCCTGCTCCTTTACGACACGAAGTCCGTCGCCGACCTCGAAGCAATCCAGCGCCGCTACATCGAAACGAGCATCGCGCTGAAGCTGGACGAATGGGTACGACGCGGCCACCCGGTGCAGGTCCTGGAAAACCTCGCCCGGCTGGTCAGCCCTTTGCTCTAG
- a CDS encoding ribonucleoside-diphosphate reductase subunit alpha, translating into MDFSTGSEVTSDDISTATSGSKRVDALKFDVKTDDSRDALLTEFGKDTLRDRYLLPGESYQDLFARVAAAYSDDAEHAQRVYDYISRLWFMPATPVLSNGGTGRGLPISCYLNSVDDSLQAITEIWNENVWLASKGGGIGTYWGRVRGIGEPVGLNGKTSGIIPFVRVMDSLTLAISQGSLRRGSAAVYLDVSHPEIEEFLEIRKPSGDFNRKALNLHHGVLITDEFMEAVRAGNEFILRSPKDGSERGKVDARSLFQKLVETRLATGEPYIIFIDQVNRSMPKHHRDLGLKVSTSNLCSEITLPTGRDHLGADRTAVCCLSSLNLETWDQWNGDKRFIEDIMRFLDNVLSDYIARAPDEMARAKYSAERERSVGLGVMGFHSFLQQRGLSFEGAMAKSWNLKMFKHIRAQVDQASMMLAKERGPCPDAADMGVMERFSCKMAIAPTASISIIAGGTSACIEPIPANIYTHKTLSGSFSIKNPYLEKMLKEKSKDSAQVWNSILEQGGSVQHLDFLTQEEKDVFKTSFEIDQRWLLELSADRTPFIDQAQSLNLFIPADVDKWDLMMLHFRAWELGIKSLYYLRSKSVQRAGFAGGVEADNTPELKEIQLPSSTDYDECLACQ; encoded by the coding sequence ATGGATTTTTCGACCGGCTCTGAAGTAACGAGCGACGACATTTCGACCGCCACCTCCGGCAGCAAGCGCGTCGATGCGCTGAAGTTCGACGTGAAGACGGACGACAGCCGCGATGCCCTGCTGACCGAGTTCGGCAAGGACACGCTTCGCGACCGTTACCTGCTCCCGGGCGAAAGCTACCAGGACCTGTTCGCGCGCGTCGCCGCCGCTTATTCGGACGATGCCGAGCACGCGCAGCGCGTCTACGATTACATCTCCAGATTGTGGTTCATGCCGGCGACGCCTGTGCTGTCGAACGGCGGCACCGGCCGCGGCCTCCCGATCAGCTGCTATTTGAACAGCGTCGACGACAGCCTGCAGGCAATCACCGAAATCTGGAACGAGAATGTCTGGCTCGCGTCCAAGGGGGGCGGCATCGGCACCTATTGGGGCCGCGTGCGCGGCATCGGTGAGCCGGTTGGCCTCAATGGCAAGACCAGCGGCATCATCCCGTTCGTCCGCGTGATGGACAGCCTGACGCTGGCGATTTCGCAAGGGTCGCTGCGCCGCGGCTCGGCCGCCGTCTACCTCGACGTCTCACACCCGGAGATCGAGGAGTTCCTTGAGATTCGTAAGCCCAGCGGCGACTTCAACCGCAAGGCGCTCAACCTCCACCACGGCGTGCTGATCACCGACGAGTTCATGGAAGCCGTGCGCGCGGGCAACGAATTCATCCTGCGCAGCCCCAAGGACGGGTCGGAGCGCGGCAAGGTCGACGCCCGCTCGCTGTTCCAGAAGCTGGTCGAGACCCGCCTTGCGACCGGCGAGCCGTACATCATTTTCATCGACCAGGTGAACCGGTCGATGCCGAAGCATCACCGCGACCTCGGTCTCAAGGTATCGACGTCCAACCTCTGCTCGGAAATCACGCTTCCGACCGGCCGCGATCACCTCGGCGCCGACCGCACCGCCGTGTGCTGCCTCAGCTCGCTCAACCTCGAAACCTGGGACCAGTGGAACGGCGACAAGCGCTTCATCGAGGATATCATGCGCTTCCTCGACAATGTGCTGAGCGACTACATCGCCCGCGCACCCGACGAGATGGCGCGCGCTAAGTACAGCGCCGAGCGCGAGCGCAGCGTCGGCCTCGGCGTCATGGGCTTCCACTCCTTCCTTCAGCAGCGCGGCCTTTCGTTCGAAGGCGCGATGGCGAAGAGCTGGAACCTCAAGATGTTCAAGCACATCCGCGCGCAGGTCGACCAGGCGTCGATGATGCTGGCGAAGGAGCGCGGGCCTTGCCCCGACGCCGCCGACATGGGCGTCATGGAGCGCTTCAGCTGCAAGATGGCGATCGCGCCGACCGCGTCGATCTCGATCATCGCCGGCGGTACCAGCGCCTGCATCGAGCCGATCCCGGCCAACATCTACACGCACAAGACCCTGTCGGGCTCCTTCTCGATCAAGAATCCGTACCTCGAGAAGATGCTGAAGGAGAAGTCGAAGGACAGCGCGCAGGTCTGGAACTCGATCCTCGAGCAGGGCGGCAGCGTCCAGCACCTCGACTTCCTGACGCAGGAAGAAAAGGACGTGTTCAAGACGTCGTTCGAGATCGACCAGCGCTGGCTGCTCGAGCTTTCGGCCGACCGCACGCCCTTCATCGACCAGGCGCAGTCGCTCAACCTCTTCATCCCGGCCGACGTCGACAAGTGGGACCTGATGATGCTCCACTTCCGCGCGTGGGAGCTCGGTATCAAGTCGCTCTACTACCTCCGCTCCAAGTCGGTGCAGCGCGCGGGCTTCGCCGGCGGCGTCGAGGCGGACAACACGCCCGAGCTCAAGGAAATCCAGCTCCCGTCGAGCACAGACTATGACGAGTGTCTGGCGTGTCAGTGA
- a CDS encoding alkaline phosphatase D family protein, translating into MALSRRDFIRTAAAMGASLAWVGSARASRSNWRQSSAHYPQGVASGDPDAQSVILWTRRPYDGGDRHLLTVEVAEDGAFERVVANARTPVLANADWTARVLVGGLKPAHVYWFRFTDAEGNGSRIGRTITAPRDDDPRPVKFAFVSCQSVNEGKLNGYRRMIFEDERAVPAEQLGFVLHLGDFIYEVVEYPEEVPTRYDRTIYEVARIPDGGQTDKLHYPLTVEGYRAVYKGYLADPDLQDARARWPFVGMWDNHEFSWQGWQSIQRAGDDGRPGQTIKVAANQAWFEYIPARVKAPSGTLETFGPPALKNVAIEKWDENGLGDEPNNLAAINSLIGYRAVRYGRHLDLIITDQHSYRSKDPTEAPQLEKLGLPGFNGMFPESAMQVLDGGRSFNGGKPPAELTFGEVRVANPQKDAPPQTILGAEQKAWFKEKLKGSTATWKVWGNSLGSLDWRADPQNIPAGVTTQPWPAGYAILSSGDHGSAYVERKEIYGLVHDSRITGFAIVSGDRHSFWAGYASAALPPGKFEPVGLSFVGGSLASPGVMESYEHKLPKDLPTRALFLADRPDGAKPDWTFNMLLRHGVRSCLDYAKNFDLPRARSLSNAKLAPHLEFVDLGGHGYATVRLSANEMRTEFVCIPRPVTRSERADGGPLRYRVVHSAPLWAAGERPKLSVRVVEGDPGLSI; encoded by the coding sequence ATGGCGCTCAGTCGCCGTGACTTCATCCGGACTGCAGCGGCAATGGGCGCATCGCTTGCCTGGGTCGGGAGTGCTCGTGCCTCGCGCAGCAACTGGCGGCAAAGCAGCGCGCATTATCCACAAGGTGTCGCATCCGGTGACCCCGATGCGCAAAGCGTCATCCTGTGGACGAGGCGGCCTTACGACGGCGGAGACCGTCACCTGCTCACTGTCGAGGTGGCGGAAGACGGGGCCTTTGAGCGCGTGGTGGCGAACGCCCGGACGCCCGTGCTGGCCAACGCCGACTGGACGGCGCGCGTGCTGGTGGGCGGGCTCAAGCCGGCGCACGTCTATTGGTTCCGTTTCACCGACGCAGAAGGGAACGGCAGCCGGATCGGCCGCACGATCACCGCGCCGCGCGATGACGATCCGCGACCAGTCAAATTCGCATTCGTCAGCTGCCAGAGCGTCAACGAGGGGAAGCTCAACGGCTACCGGCGGATGATCTTCGAGGATGAGCGTGCGGTGCCGGCGGAGCAACTCGGGTTCGTGCTCCACCTTGGCGACTTCATCTACGAGGTCGTTGAATATCCGGAAGAGGTCCCGACCCGATACGACCGGACCATCTATGAGGTCGCGCGGATCCCCGACGGCGGGCAGACAGACAAGCTTCATTATCCGCTGACGGTCGAGGGCTATCGCGCGGTCTATAAAGGCTATCTCGCCGATCCCGACCTTCAGGATGCCCGCGCCCGCTGGCCGTTCGTGGGTATGTGGGACAATCACGAATTCTCGTGGCAGGGCTGGCAAAGCATACAGCGCGCTGGCGACGACGGCCGTCCCGGCCAGACCATCAAGGTTGCCGCCAACCAGGCCTGGTTCGAATATATCCCTGCCCGTGTGAAAGCGCCGAGCGGGACGCTCGAGACGTTCGGGCCGCCCGCACTCAAGAATGTCGCGATCGAGAAGTGGGATGAGAACGGTCTCGGTGACGAGCCGAACAATCTCGCCGCCATCAACAGCCTGATCGGCTATCGCGCGGTCCGGTACGGCCGGCACCTGGACCTTATCATCACCGACCAGCACAGTTACCGGAGCAAAGACCCGACCGAAGCGCCACAACTGGAGAAGCTCGGGTTGCCGGGGTTCAATGGCATGTTTCCCGAAAGCGCGATGCAGGTTCTCGATGGCGGGCGATCGTTCAACGGCGGAAAGCCCCCGGCAGAGCTGACGTTCGGGGAGGTGCGGGTCGCGAATCCGCAGAAGGACGCGCCGCCGCAGACGATCCTTGGCGCGGAGCAGAAGGCTTGGTTCAAGGAGAAGCTCAAGGGCTCGACCGCGACCTGGAAGGTCTGGGGCAATTCTCTCGGCAGCCTCGACTGGCGGGCGGACCCGCAAAACATTCCCGCCGGGGTGACGACGCAGCCGTGGCCCGCGGGCTATGCCATCCTTAGCAGCGGCGACCATGGCAGCGCCTATGTCGAGCGGAAGGAGATTTACGGTCTCGTCCACGATTCAAGAATTACCGGCTTCGCGATCGTGTCGGGCGACCGCCACAGCTTCTGGGCCGGCTATGCGTCGGCGGCGCTGCCGCCGGGCAAGTTTGAGCCGGTCGGCCTGAGCTTCGTCGGCGGGTCGCTCGCCAGCCCGGGGGTCATGGAATCCTATGAGCACAAACTACCGAAGGATCTTCCGACGCGTGCCCTGTTCCTTGCCGACCGGCCGGACGGGGCTAAGCCCGACTGGACATTCAACATGCTGCTTCGGCACGGCGTCCGTTCGTGCCTCGATTATGCGAAGAACTTCGACCTTCCCCGCGCCCGGTCATTATCGAACGCGAAGCTCGCTCCACATTTGGAGTTCGTTGATCTGGGCGGTCACGGCTATGCGACGGTGCGGCTAAGCGCCAACGAAATGCGGACCGAATTCGTGTGCATCCCGCGCCCGGTGACACGCAGCGAGCGCGCGGACGGTGGTCCGCTTCGTTACCGGGTCGTGCACAGCGCGCCGCTGTGGGCCGCGGGAGAGCGCCCGAAACTCTCGGTGAGGGTAGTCGAGGGCGATCCCGGACTTTCTATCTGA
- a CDS encoding TraR/DksA family transcriptional regulator has product MPDTTEVRARLEAALAELEARLTTLARDLSEPADPDWNEFAVEQEDDEALEHQAALVEKEIASVRRALSRIADSTYGTCVACGEKIGPERLQARPEAALCINCARNAK; this is encoded by the coding sequence ATGCCCGACACGACTGAGGTCCGCGCCCGTCTCGAGGCCGCTCTCGCCGAGCTCGAAGCCCGGCTGACGACCCTAGCCCGCGACTTGTCGGAACCAGCCGATCCCGACTGGAACGAGTTCGCCGTCGAACAGGAAGATGACGAAGCGCTGGAGCATCAGGCGGCGCTCGTCGAAAAGGAAATCGCGTCCGTCAGGCGCGCGCTCTCACGCATCGCCGACAGCACCTACGGAACATGCGTAGCCTGCGGGGAGAAGATCGGGCCCGAACGGCTCCAGGCCCGCCCCGAGGCGGCGCTGTGCATCAACTGCGCCCGTAACGCCAAATAG
- a CDS encoding transporter → MRTFHLLTGAVAASLASTAFAADDGICADRPGKSSETCTVPAGHWQIETGLADWALRKGGNERDTLLVLGETTVKYGLDAESDIEVDLTPWERATSRAGNIDDSASGIGDVYVNYKRHLTASDAPFQVTLLPFVKIPTAKRSLGNRKFEAGLLVPMGFPLGRSPFSVNLTPEFDLVADEDGHGLHASMSQVASLGWELSPRLNVAGEIWGQWNWDPAATVRQYSADASIAYLASKNVQLDAGANFGLSRETADIELYTGVAMRF, encoded by the coding sequence ATGCGCACGTTCCATCTCCTCACTGGCGCGGTTGCTGCGTCCCTCGCCTCGACTGCGTTTGCCGCCGACGACGGGATTTGCGCCGATCGGCCGGGTAAATCGTCGGAGACCTGCACCGTCCCAGCCGGGCATTGGCAGATCGAGACGGGGCTTGCCGACTGGGCGCTGCGAAAAGGTGGGAATGAGCGCGACACTTTGCTCGTGCTCGGCGAGACGACGGTGAAATATGGCCTCGACGCGGAATCGGACATTGAGGTCGACCTGACGCCGTGGGAGCGGGCGACGAGCCGTGCCGGCAACATCGATGACAGCGCGTCGGGGATCGGCGACGTCTACGTCAATTACAAGCGCCACCTAACGGCGAGCGACGCTCCGTTCCAAGTGACGTTGCTCCCTTTCGTGAAGATTCCGACGGCAAAGCGGTCGCTTGGCAACCGCAAGTTCGAGGCCGGGCTGCTGGTCCCCATGGGCTTCCCGCTCGGCAGGTCGCCATTCTCGGTGAACTTGACGCCTGAGTTCGACTTGGTCGCGGACGAGGACGGCCATGGCCTTCACGCGTCGATGAGCCAAGTTGCAAGCCTCGGTTGGGAGCTTTCGCCCAGGCTCAACGTGGCGGGCGAGATTTGGGGGCAGTGGAATTGGGATCCGGCGGCCACGGTGCGGCAATATTCAGCCGATGCGTCGATTGCCTATTTGGCCAGCAAGAACGTGCAACTCGACGCGGGCGCCAACTTCGGTCTCAGTCGGGAGACTGCGGACATTGAGCTTTATACGGGCGTGGCAATGCGGTTTTAA
- a CDS encoding carboxymuconolactone decarboxylase family protein — translation MPAEPLRMDLSKIAPDAYRHFLQLEGLIMQHVDRKLLHLLKLRASQINGCAYCIAMHTDEALHDGEPVERLTLLDAWEESTLYSEKERAAFAWIEEVTLIADSGASKPAFDALKAHFNDDEIAWLTLAAVQINAWNRIAISSRAQYDRAMFARAPSTEKAAEPA, via the coding sequence ATGCCCGCCGAACCCCTCCGCATGGATCTGTCGAAGATCGCGCCCGACGCCTACCGTCACTTTCTTCAGCTCGAAGGGCTGATCATGCAGCATGTCGATCGCAAGTTGCTGCACCTGCTGAAGCTGCGCGCGTCGCAGATCAATGGCTGCGCTTACTGCATCGCGATGCACACCGACGAGGCGCTTCACGACGGCGAGCCAGTCGAGCGCCTGACTCTGCTCGATGCGTGGGAGGAATCGACCCTTTATTCGGAAAAGGAGCGCGCCGCCTTTGCCTGGATCGAGGAAGTGACCCTGATCGCCGATAGCGGCGCGTCGAAGCCGGCCTTCGATGCGCTCAAAGCTCATTTCAACGACGACGAGATCGCCTGGCTGACCCTCGCCGCCGTCCAGATCAACGCTTGGAACCGCATCGCGATCAGCAGCCGGGCGCAATACGACCGCGCCATGTTCGCGAGGGCGCCTTCAACGGAGAAAGCGGCCGAGCCGGCTTGA
- a CDS encoding M28 family metallopeptidase has product MKLLPVLAAIVPMSPLLSAQAPPAAHVDMQRMSEVTRTLASDEFQGRSPGTPGETRTVAYLIDQFKAAGLEPAGENGGWTQTVPMIRTHLQQPATVSVNAGGQALTLRSPDDVYLGTVRAVDRVRIANAPMVFVGYGVKAPERGWDDFKGVDLKGKVVVMLVNDPDFEAAAGEPVAGKFGGNAMTFYGRWVYKYEEAARRGAIAALVVHDTPGAGYGWNVVKSAAGESYNVVLRPGAQQPVMMQGWIQGSVAVDLLKRAGRDFDQVKREARTAAFKPIDLKATMSANIPVKLERISSQNVLGKITGSRFPNETVSYGGHWDAFGIGAPDAQGRTIRRGASDDALGLAAMLEVARMFKAAPPQRTVLFAAWTGEERGLLGSEYYAQHPLFPHETMAANLTFDTLQWQGPVRDAVLVGRGQSDMDRYLDEAAKAQGRYVTVENHPERGLFYRADHFSFAKRGVPVLLNMALAGAYDFQNGGREAGERWLSSFTGTCYHQPCDEWSASWDLRGAAQEAELFYAIGSRLANSREWPQWSAGSEFAGTRAKSAAKRAGRAGERG; this is encoded by the coding sequence ATGAAGTTGTTGCCTGTGCTTGCGGCGATCGTGCCGATGTCGCCGCTGCTGTCGGCGCAGGCCCCGCCTGCCGCGCATGTCGACATGCAGCGCATGTCCGAGGTGACGCGGACGCTGGCCTCCGACGAGTTCCAAGGGCGCTCGCCGGGCACCCCGGGCGAAACGCGAACGGTCGCCTACCTCATCGACCAGTTCAAGGCGGCGGGCCTGGAGCCGGCTGGCGAAAATGGCGGCTGGACCCAGACCGTGCCGATGATCCGAACCCATCTTCAGCAGCCGGCGACGGTGTCGGTGAATGCGGGCGGACAAGCGCTCACGCTGCGATCGCCCGACGACGTCTACCTCGGCACCGTGCGGGCGGTGGACCGGGTTCGCATTGCCAACGCGCCGATGGTGTTCGTCGGCTACGGCGTGAAAGCGCCGGAGCGCGGCTGGGACGATTTCAAGGGCGTCGACCTGAAGGGCAAGGTCGTCGTGATGCTGGTCAACGACCCCGACTTCGAAGCGGCGGCGGGCGAGCCGGTCGCGGGCAAGTTCGGCGGGAACGCGATGACGTTCTACGGCCGTTGGGTTTACAAATATGAGGAGGCGGCACGGCGCGGCGCAATTGCGGCGCTCGTGGTCCACGACACGCCGGGCGCGGGCTACGGCTGGAACGTCGTGAAGAGCGCGGCGGGCGAGAGCTATAACGTCGTCCTGCGGCCGGGCGCGCAGCAGCCGGTAATGATGCAGGGCTGGATCCAGGGCTCGGTCGCCGTCGACCTATTGAAGCGCGCGGGGCGCGATTTCGACCAGGTGAAGCGCGAGGCGCGGACGGCGGCGTTCAAGCCGATCGACCTCAAGGCCACCATGTCCGCCAACATTCCTGTGAAGCTGGAGCGGATCAGCAGCCAGAACGTGTTGGGCAAGATCACCGGCAGCCGCTTCCCGAACGAAACGGTGAGCTATGGCGGGCACTGGGATGCGTTTGGCATCGGCGCGCCGGACGCGCAGGGCCGGACCATCCGCCGTGGCGCTTCGGACGATGCACTGGGGCTGGCGGCAATGTTGGAGGTGGCGCGCATGTTCAAGGCCGCGCCGCCGCAGCGGACCGTGCTGTTCGCGGCGTGGACGGGCGAGGAGCGTGGGCTGCTGGGCTCCGAATATTACGCGCAGCATCCGCTCTTCCCGCACGAGACGATGGCGGCGAACCTGACCTTTGACACGCTTCAATGGCAGGGCCCGGTGCGCGACGCCGTGCTGGTCGGGCGCGGGCAGAGCGACATGGATCGTTACCTGGACGAAGCTGCGAAGGCGCAGGGGCGCTACGTCACGGTCGAGAACCATCCCGAGCGCGGACTTTTTTATCGCGCCGACCATTTCTCCTTCGCCAAGCGCGGCGTGCCGGTGCTGTTGAACATGGCGCTGGCGGGTGCGTACGACTTTCAGAACGGCGGGCGTGAAGCGGGCGAGCGCTGGCTCAGCAGCTTCACCGGCACCTGCTACCACCAGCCGTGCGACGAATGGAGCGCAAGCTGGGACCTGCGCGGCGCGGCGCAGGAGGCGGAACTGTTCTACGCCATCGGTTCACGGCTCGCGAACAGCCGCGAATGGCCGCAGTGGAGCGCAGGATCGGAATTCGCCGGTACACGCGCGAAGAGCGCAGCGAAGCGGGCGGGCAGGGCCGGGGAGCGAGGCTAG
- a CDS encoding DUF6632 domain-containing protein, which translates to MSDNKALSGALVLFGIAFCLIYPLAMFWPSGWAWHEGSPASSDYFLMIVGVYATLGVFMIMAAKDPPANASLIWFVVVSSIVHALIMGWESMRNPMMKGHLTGDVPILLIVAVVLGVLISRGTATQARMAS; encoded by the coding sequence ATGTCCGACAACAAGGCATTGTCCGGTGCGCTCGTCCTGTTCGGTATCGCGTTCTGCCTCATCTATCCGCTCGCGATGTTCTGGCCTTCGGGCTGGGCGTGGCATGAAGGCAGCCCGGCTTCGAGCGACTATTTCCTGATGATCGTCGGCGTTTACGCGACGCTCGGTGTGTTCATGATCATGGCCGCGAAAGATCCGCCCGCGAATGCGTCTCTCATCTGGTTCGTGGTCGTGTCGAGCATCGTCCACGCGCTCATCATGGGCTGGGAATCGATGCGTAACCCAATGATGAAGGGCCATTTGACCGGCGATGTGCCGATCCTGCTCATCGTCGCGGTCGTGCTTGGCGTGCTCATTTCCCGCGGCACGGCAACGCAGGCGCGAATGGCCTCCTGA